DNA sequence from the Pseudoliparis swirei isolate HS2019 ecotype Mariana Trench chromosome 6, NWPU_hadal_v1, whole genome shotgun sequence genome:
AAACCGTTGGTTTGATTAATACAAAATCCGCAGCAAATATGGACAAAATATGACAGAAAAAGTTACATCCTCATCTAATCGTacctgaaaataaatatttacctTTGTGGTCTTGTTGTCGTGAACAACAAAATTCATCAGGATAGTTGTGATCAATGGGAACCAGAATAAGAGGAAGGATAAAATGATGTAGCCAGCTCACTTCGCCATTTGACTTTCCTTCTTTTTGTGCACTCTTTCTTTACTTGCTTTGGAAGGCATCATGCAAACAGCACCTTCCACCCGCACACTTGGTTTAGTAGCTTCTGTTTCGGGGGCATTATTTGAGACGGGAGGTAATGAAGACACTTGATCTCCTGTGGCAACAGTCGGTGGTTCTCCTCCATTGCTGTTCTTTGCTTGTGTTAGATCAATCTGTACAACAGAAAAGGATTGAGACTTTTCTAACTGTGCAAATGAGGGAGCCCAGGAGGTGGTTTCTTTCATTTCAGAGGGCGCTCTGACAatttgccctctctctctgggctGCTTTTCTGTGCCGAAATTGCTTGACACCTGCGGCATTATGGTCGATCTTTTAACACTGGCAGCAGCGCCTCCATTTGATGGTTTCGCCTCAACTTTTGTGCCATGGGAGTTGGACTGCTCGTTTTGAAAAGCAGTCTGCACGGCAAGCTGCAGTGCAGGAGGACGAGGTTGTTCCGTTTGCAAGTCAGTCATCTCAGATGCAACCCTTTTGCTCAGGGTCTGGTTTTGCTCAGATTTTCCAGGTCCATTTTCCACGGCtgtggtttcttcttctttcttctgctcATCTTTAGTCGAAAGAGGAAAAGTACCTTGGTCAAATATTTTGCGATTGTGTGATCTCACAATGGCAAAGATGCGAGCATAGAATAAAATGATTATAGTGAAGCAAACTGCCCACAGTGGAAACAACAAGTAAAGTCCAAAGGTGTCATAGGAGGACGATGTTTCTTCATATCCTTTGCATTTGACATGCACGGATGAGTCCCTGCTAAAAATTAGACAAAAAAACGCCACCAGAATCGCCAAGATCCAAGTGAGGGGGATCTGCACCATAATCCGTCTTCGCCTTTGACTAGTTTTAAAGGGTTGGGCGATGGCCTGGTACCTCTCTGCACTTATACAGGTCAGTGTCAACAGCTGGACGCAGCAGCTGAAAGA
Encoded proteins:
- the LOC130194959 gene encoding LOW QUALITY PROTEIN: dopamine D2-like receptor (The sequence of the model RefSeq protein was modified relative to this genomic sequence to represent the inferred CDS: substituted 1 base at 1 genomic stop codon), which encodes MRGEPPPAWGFGNNTVREDSADIAFVVANSLILLITSAVGIAANLFVILAVCHQKSLQTAINALVVNLAVVDTLRCVVDCPILFTIGVTVYQGGHVDELICDTQVASFSFSCCVQLLTLTCISAERYQAIAQPFKTSQRRRRIMVQIPLTWILAILVAFFCLIFSRDSSVHVKCKGYEETSSSYDTFGLYLLFPLWAVCFTIIILFYARIFAIVRSHNRKIFDQGTFPLSTKDEQKKEEETTAVENGPGKSEQNQTLSKRVASEMTDLQTEQPRPPALQLAVQTAFQNEQSNSHGTKVEAKPSNGGAAASVKRSTIMPQVSSNFGTEKQPRERGQIVRAPSEMKETTSWAPSFAQLEKSQSFSVVQIDLTQAKNSNGGEPPTVATGDQVSSLPPVSNNAPETEATKPSVRVEGAVCMMPSKASKERVHKKKESQMAKXAGYIILSFLLFWFPLITTILMNFVVHDNKTTKVNIYFQINLDVDILSVSVTCITSLSDPIIYAAVNPQFQTEFYRIKNQFVSLFNKK